The Setaria italica strain Yugu1 chromosome IX, Setaria_italica_v2.0, whole genome shotgun sequence genome has a window encoding:
- the LOC105915210 gene encoding VID27-like protein: MDRPLTLLVEMKPGHILRGRRFQCCIRDDAIADVYAEVVHENSEEEDESDSDYQAEEEEESGSEGDGHVISVPIAIANPTEDLERYSGDSDWEHENSKEDEEAKQYRRHAKMVKKGVKGREDVCEALVQVRHQVPQLYIDEELDAGNDTPYFDSSEEASYDDDEGLEISGSRKKSKFPRFDGTTPLPIFLVGMTFRGRHILPFLKMRREGSEPSVPGLVALG; this comes from the exons ATGGATAGACCATTGACTTTGTTGGTAGAGATGAAGCCTGGTCATATATTGAGAGGGAGAAGGTTTCAGTGT TGCATAAGAGATGATGCTATTGCAGATGTGTATGCAGAGGTTGTTCATGAAAActcggaagaggaggatgagagtGATTCAGATTatcaggcggaggaggaggaagagtcTGGTTCTGAAGGAGATGGTCATGTCATTTCTGTTCCAATAGCTATTGCCAATCCCACTGAAGATTTGGAGAGGTATAGTGGTGACAGTGATTGGGAGCATGAAAATTCAAAAGAAGATGAGGAGGCCAAGCAATACAGAAGACATGCGAAGATGGTGAAGAAAGGGGTCAAAGGTAGGGAGGATGTATGTGAGGCTTTAGTGCAAGTTAGACATCAAGTACCACAGCTGTACATTGATGAAGAATTAGATGCAGGCAATGATACACCTTATTTTGATTCAAGTGAAGAAGCCtcttatgatgatgatgaggggcTTGAGATCAGTGGAAGCAGAAAGAAGAGCAAGTTTCCTAGGTTTGATGGCACTACTCCATTACCTATTTTTTTAGTTGGCATGACTTTCAGGGGAAGACACATATTGCCTTTCCTAAAGATGAGACGAGAAGGATCAGAGCCAAGTGTTCCTGGGCTGGTTGCACTTGGATGA